Sequence from the Miscanthus floridulus cultivar M001 chromosome 16, ASM1932011v1, whole genome shotgun sequence genome:
caaagtactaggaaatccttagtggcaaaaTGGCAAGTGGTGAGTCATGGTAAGTGCTCGAGTTTTCGACCTGATCTATCTTTTTCATCGTCGTGTCTACCAAAAAAGACGGAGACAACTGGATGGATGGATCTGCAACAGGATCAGAACCGGTTGTTAATGAATTGATTATAGGGTGATTGAGAGAGAGATGGATGGTCGATGTGTGTGGTGTGATGGGCAAACATAGAAATCCTGTGGCTGGATGCTGTCTCTCTCTGTACCTATGCTCCTTCCTGCTCCTTCATGTGACCTTCCATTCTACACAGTAACTGACACCCGACGACCGACGATAATCTCAGGTATTTAGGTGTCTTTATGGTATATACCGTGTTTCATGGCCATCTCATATAGGGCACCTTAATCTCAGGTATTCAGGTGTCTTCATGTCAGCACGAATAGAGATACTTACCAGCTGAAGGAGCACCCTCTCACTCACCTCTCACCTATCCACTCATCTGCAaaacaccctctctctctctctctctctctctctctctctctctctctctctctctctctctacctctcaagaacaaggaagaaccttAGAACTAAAGAGAGAAAGGAATGGAGAGAAGATTGAAGGAGGAAAAGAGGAAGGAGAAGAGAAGCATCAGCACCTCCCCATGAATTCCATCAACCTCTTCAACATAGTCATGGTGAGCTCAAGAGAGTAGCTCCCATTTTGTGGATTTTCCCCAAAGTAGTTAATGTGTGGTTTTGATGGAGGCTGGAGATGATGGAAACTTGGATGGAAGAAGAGTTGGATCTTCAATCTTCTGGCTATGGAAGCTCTTGATCTTAGAGCCAAGGATCTCAATCTCAATCTCAAGGTTTATCTCTCATCTCATGAGTTTTGGTTTAATTCCTAAGGCTTGAGCCACACTTAGTGAAAATAGCTTATAACCCAGCCATAGTGAGCCTAGTAAGCCACCTAAACTACCATAGGAATGTTTGGCACATGCAAAGTAACAGGCAAAGTATAGGCACTACCATTTTCATTCCAGCTAGGCACAAAATTAATTGTTATCTCTACGTTGCTAACAGATGGAAACGAAAAATAAAGGCATGTACAAAAAATTTACCAAGAAACCTGAGCTTTATTATGCCAGCTATGGATGTGCCACCATGTGCCCAGGCCCCCTGAGCTTCATTATACCATTTTTTAACGAAATTCATTATGCTAGTTATGGATTGATTGGATATGATTTTTAAGGTAAAataaattttctatgaattttctaagattaaacAAGATTTTAGGTTTTTTAATTGCGTTATTTTTCCATGTAAAAATATTTGAATAAACTTTTGAAaaaattattttattatttttggatttttttttaaaataattacTTTCAACTTAGTCCGATGTACCACTTTAACGTGATGCCGTATCATCATCAAAAATCCACAAATTATAAAAATAAATGATTTTAAAAGTTgaagaaagtaaaaaaaaaaagatttttagTTTTTTAGAGAGAAAAATTGGATGATTGTGATAATTGAGGGAGTCCTAGAATAAATAAACTTGTTACCAAACGCTggactgggctgggctgggcatCCATAGCGGATGACACATGTAATTTCTCTTGCTCGGCCATATATAACAAGGGGAAAGGAGAGCCCTAGCAACTCGATCACACCAAATCGGACCCGATAGGTTCCCCTTTACCTTGTGCGTTCATGGCGGACGGCGAGGCGGGATTAGGCTGTCTCTCCTCCGCGGCGTGTGATGACGACTGCGCAAGCTTTGCACGTCTCGGCCTCGATAAGGCGGGGACGGTTGGCGGTCTTACTGCCgcggagaggaggaggaaggagaaggagaaggcgcGCAAGGATGCGCGCTTGAAGAAGCTGCGTGGGCGGTGGCGGAAAGCCAACATTGCCGTCGAGGACCACCGCGAGCAAGGCGCTGGGAGCAGGGACGACGGGTGGGCAGATCTGGAACCTCTCTTCTTCGAAGAGGCAGCAACGGTGGCCGAGCACGGGAGGCGGATGCAGAGAGAACAGCAGGCGGCCCACAACAGGAAGCTGTGCAGAGCCCGCGAGGCCGCCTTGGATCGGATCCGCGAGTACGATCCGAAGACTGGGAGCACCTACTACTCCCGAGTTGAACACGTCGACGACATCGCCACATTCAACCACGACGAGGAGTGTAAGTAACTTCATTTTGTTACCCACCTTTTTAGATTTGACGATTCTACTAACTCCGTATTGTTTGCTGTTTGACATCCATGTAAGCTTATTTGATTGTTTAACTAATTGTCTATCTACACACTCCATCACTAAGCTATTCGAGTGCATGCTGAAAATTTGATTGTAATGTGCCTGCACAACCTTATTGATTGTATCTGCACAACCTCTTTTTTTCGTTTATTTGATTGTAGTCTTCATCTACTTACTGGGTCTTTGTTCATCTCGTCCACAAACAATGCATCTATGTTTCAGCAACTGTACACCTACTAGGTTTCATCCAAAACTGACATGCATCAATCTAAGTCTAAAGCTTTTCTTTTCTTGCACTGCAGCGCCACTTGGTCCAATGAGAGACACTGAGGCATTGATCTATGTACATGGCACTGTAGCTTCAGATGGTGAGAAGAAGTTCATTGCCAGTGACTCTGCAAATCTCCACTCCATCGATATAACCTCCTTCTCGGATGTTAATAGCAAGGATGGCAATATGCGGTTTGTTCCAGACCGCTCTGCAAACGTCTTCTCCGTAAAGATAGTCTCCTCTGATGTTGGCTTTCCGATCGAAGTCTATGGCACCGTAATTGCCAGAGATAACATCGATCTCAAGTGTGTTTATCTCTTCCGCCGAGATAGAGATCATTGCCAACTCATCTTGTCCAAGGTAAATCAGATGCTCGTCTATGCATATTGTGTGGGCTAACTTAAGATTGTATGACCTTGGGTGTCAAATAAGTTTTTGGTTGTTGTTGTGACCAAAGCACATACTGAGCTGTACTCAATGTCTATTGATCAGCAATGTAGCTGTCGTTATCAGTAAACACCTGCAATCCCCTAGGTGAATACTTCGTGGTGTGTGCTATTTTTCTCTTTTCAGATGGATTCGTATGGTTTCTAAAATTGAAAACGTTCATATAATTTATCAATCATTAGAACGTAAAAAATGTGAAGTTTATTATTTCTTTGTTGCATAAAGTGGAACTGTAGTTTTATGTTAGTAGCAATAGTGCTAGCTGAAGCAACTCCCTTTATGGAGTTAAGTATGGTAAATACACATGGATCCAATCGTTTGATAATTTGAGTGTGGTCTTAAAATGGGTATGAAAGAGAGTAAAACTGACGTTTGAGACCTATCCTTGGGAGTTCAGTATTCATGATTCTGTGATTTTTAGACCTATACTGATAAATACTTCTAGTAAGTGCTTGCACACTAATAGGATTGAATCTCTAAAGATTTCATCATGGTAGTAGCATGCTGTGTGGTTGGAATTTCTTGTACTTTTATTGCAGCAAAATATATTCAGACAAAGATACCACTGCCTTATCATCCGAACCATTTCGCAGGATGAATCATTGATTCTGACTGGCCCAAAACGAGGACTCGCGCTAAAATATTATTTGTATTTTGAGTTTGATTTGAAGATCAAGTGTGTTGGAAGGCAGAAGAACAAGCAACTAAGTAAAGGTTACATGGCATTGGATGGCTTAAATTATAGATCGTGGCAAGAAATGGAGGTTGAAAGGGAAACCCTGGACACTAAACTCAGTAAGGTGATGATTACATATGCAGTAGTCCAAAATGCAGTCGAGGCAACTTTTGCTATTGAAGTTCTGCAGGGAAGATTTTACGGAGAAATCACTGCTTGCACCACTGGTATCCGGGATAGCATTGTGCTTCATGATAGCAAAATGGCTGAAGCAATGACTAACAATGGAAAGGGAGTTATTCAACTGTTGCGAAACGTGGTAGCTGTCAGTATGAGGGAGAAGCTGATATTTACTATTGTTGCCCGGACTGGTGATGGTAAAACTAAAAGCACCACCATTAGATTTACTCCAGGAGTCATTGGTggagaagaaaaagaaataacCTGTGGTTCCATTAAGATGTGTGTGAAGGTTACATGGTCGATAGTTTCACGTTGGTATTACCCTCATTGCTGATTATTATGATGGGGCTTGTTATGTTGGAACATCTACTAGGATTGAATGATCGTTTAAGTATTTTGTTAGGCTTTGTTACGTTGTAACCATGAAGTCTGCCTAGAATGAATAATCGTTGAATGCAAATATATGAACCTTATTATATTATGATGGTTGATTGTTTCAGCTTGAGATCGGTGATTTTGTGTGCCTACTCGGTGGTGATTGCATTCTGTTATACATTTCTCAGGTTTAAGTCGATTGTGTGAACACTCGAAGAAAACACTACCAAGTTCCAAAAAAAAGTACCCACATTCAGTAATTGAAGTGTAGGGCCTGAAAAATATACAACTGTTTTAGAACTTCTTCCATAATTTTAGAGAAATTTGTGTGCTTATGTTTTCCAGAATAAGTTAACTAGAGATGACCGAGCGAACAGACCTGGGAAAAGTTTTACATCAAAATCTAAGTTGGGAGGCCCATGATCAGGTTTATTACTAGTCAAAGGGAAGAAAATCGAAAGTGAGTCCTCCTTAATTTGCAGCAAACCTGAAAGCATTGCCCACCTATT
This genomic interval carries:
- the LOC136514156 gene encoding uncharacterized protein codes for the protein MADGEAGLGCLSSAACDDDCASFARLGLDKAGTVGGLTAAERRRKEKEKARKDARLKKLRGRWRKANIAVEDHREQGAGSRDDGWADLEPLFFEEAATVAEHGRRMQREQQAAHNRKLCRAREAALDRIREYDPKTGSTYYSRVEHVDDIATFNHDEESPLGPMRDTEALIYVHGTVASDGEKKFIASDSANLHSIDITSFSDVNSKDGNMRFVPDRSANVFSVKIVSSDVGFPIEVYGTVIARDNIDLKCVYLFRRDRDHCQLILSKDESLILTGPKRGLALKYYLYFEFDLKIKCVGRQKNKQLSKGYMALDGLNYRSWQEMEVERETLDTKLSKVMITYAVVQNAVEATFAIEVLQGRFYGEITACTTGIRDSIVLHDSKMAEAMTNNGKGVIQLLRNVVAVSMREKLIFTIVARTGDGKTKSTTIRFTPGVIGGEEKEITCGSIKMCVKVTWSIVSRWYYPHC